CAGGAAACTGGAATTAATCTATGTCGAAAAACATACTAGTTACAAGTGCTCTTCCCTATGCCAACGGTTCTATCCACTTAGGCCATGTTTTGGAAGCAGTCCAAACAGATATCTGGGTACGTTTCCAAAAGTTAGTAGGAAACAATTGTTATTTTTTCTGTGCCGATGACACTCACGGAACTCCGATTATGATTGCCGCAAAAAAAGCAGGCAAATCTCCCGAGTCCATGATTGAAGAGGTACAAAAGGAACATTATAAAGATCTATCTTCTTTTGGCGTATCGTATGATAACTATTATACGACAAATTCTGAAGAAAATAAAAAATACTCAGAATCGATATACCTTACCTTAAAGAAAAATGGTCATATTGTAGCTCGTAACATTGAACAGTCGTATTGTGAACATGATCAAATGTTCCTACCCGACAGGTTCATTAAAGGCACTTGCCCTAAATGCGGTGCCAAAGACCAATATGGTGATTCTTGTGAAGTTTGCGGAACCAGTTACTCTCCTAAAGATCTAAAGGATTCGTACTGTTCTATTTGTGGAACAACTCCTGTTCTCAAAGAATCCAAACATTTGTTTTTTAAACTCCAAGACTTTCAATCCCAATTACAAACTTGGATGGAAGAGGGAAGTCGTTTGAATGAAGGAGCACAGAAAAAACTAAAGGAATGGTTTACCTCTGGGTTACAGGAATGGGATATCAGTCGTGATGGCCCTTACTTTGGCTTTGCGATTCCTGAAGAAGAAAACAAATATTTTTATGTTTGGTTAGATGCACCCATTGGATATATGGCGTCGGCATTAAACTTTTTTAAAGATGAAAAGAAGTTTAACGAATTTTGGAAAGAGGGAAAGGGAGAGATAGTTCACTTTATCGGAAAGGACATTCTGTACTTTCATGGGCTTTTTTGGCCAGCGATGCTTATGGGATCTGGATATAAAACACCAGCGCAACTCAATGTTCATGGATTTTTAACTGTGAACGGTGAGAAGATGTCCAAATCAAGGGGAACATTTATCAATGCTTCCACCTTTGCAAAGTACTTGGATATCGAACATTTCCGATTTTATCTTGCCTGTCGATTGGGCTCTGGAATGGAAGATGTGGATATTTCTTTTGATGATTTTGTCTCCAGAGTGAATTCCGACCTGATTGGAAACTTGGTGAATTTAGTTTCTCGTGTTTCCACTTCCATCCTTGATAAACTGGATCGAAAGTTAGGTGTTCTTTCGCCGGAAGGAAAATCTCTTGTAGAGGAACTTCTTTCGAAAGATGCAGAAATTCGAGAGTCCTATGATTCGCGTAACTATTCTAAGGTGATGCGAGAAATTACCGGCCTTGGTGATAAGGTTAACAAATACGTGAATGATTATGCTCCTTGGAACCTCATCAAAACCGATGTGGAAAAAGCAAGAGAGGTGGTGACAACCTCGCTCAACTGTGCTAAGATTTTGTTTACATATTTAGCACCTGTGGCGCCAAACATAGTGAGTTCTTTGGCATCTCTTTTCCAAGTTCCTAATCTAACTTTTTTAAATCTTACCGAGACTTTGGAAAACAAAGTCCTAGGGCCCTACCAAATGTTATCAAAACGCGTTGAGGAAAAAAATATTTCACTTATGATTCAGGAAACCAAAGAAGCTTTTGAAAAAGCAAATCCAGAGAAGTCTAAACAAGAACCGGGAAAAACATCAGGTCCTGATTCAATTTCTGCAACTGTATCGGAAGATGGATACATTTCGATTGATGAACTTTCCAAAGTAGAACTTCGGGTGGGCCTCATTCTGGAAGCAAACTCAGTGGAAGGGGCCGATAAACTTCTGTTTGTGAAAGTAAACTTGGGAGAAAAGGGAATTAAAAACGTTTTTGCTGGGATCAAAGCCAGTTACACGGCCGAAGAGTTGGTTGGAAAAAAAGTGGTAGTGGTTGCCAACTTAAAACCTCGCCAAATGAAATTCGGCCTTTCTGAAGCGATGTTACTTGCCTCGGGAAAAGATAAAACATTATCTTTATTTGTCCCTGATCGTGATGCGAATCCAGGTGATCTTTTAAAATAAACCAATGCCAACAAAGTCGGAACAAATCTTACGGGAAAAGGAGATTGAAGGGATTAAGTTTAGCCTATACGGAAAAATTATTATCTTTTCGCTCCTCACCATTGGAACCTTCTTTGTTGCTCAGACTTTATTTGAAATATTAACCATAACTTCTATTTCGTTATCTTTAAATGTAGTTCTATATATTTTATCCAAGTTTTTGAAACAGGGGAAGTTTGTTTCTTTTGTTGGATTATTTTGTGTGATGATTGATTTATTTATCATCACCATCCTTCCGTTCATTTGGTACAATGCTGTGGGAGGAGAAGCACAAGTTCCAAGAACCTATTTAATTAAAACATATTTACACTTTATCATTGCTGGAACTTTGGTAATGAATGCATTTAGCATCCAACCCATTTACCCAATGATTTATGCATTGGGAGTTGTTGTAAGCCAAGCTGGGATTTTGGTGTATGCACAGCAAGACCCCAGGTTTGTGAGTACGGAAAGTTTTAAAGAAGCCTTCCTTGGACCTGCGGCCCATGTCAATAATTACATTATGTCTATGGGAATCATTGGTGTTTTAGGATTTTTTTTAGCATACCTCACCTATCGTGTTAGGCGAACAGTCCTTACGGCAGTCACAAACGAAATTAAAATGACGCAACTTTCCAGGTACTTTTCTCCCAATGTTGCCAGCCAAATGGGCCAAGCTGGGGACGATTTTTTTAAACCAGGGGGAAAAGAATCAACTGTCGCAGTATTATTCTGTGATATAGCAAATTTTACACAAATTTCGGAAATCCTTGGCCCTGAAAAGACCATGTCCCTACTTTCTGAATACCATAGTTTTATGTTAGATGTTGTCTTCAACCATGGGGGGACACTAGATAAGTTTATCGGTGATGGGATGATGGTTACTTTTGGAACTCCCCTTCCAACCAAAGATGATGCAACGAATGCAACTATGGCAGGTGTCGCCATGTTACAAGCGTTATCTCTTTGGAACGAGAGTCGAGAAAGATCTGGAGAAAAACCAATTTTCATTCGAATTGGAATTCATTATGGGTCTGTCATCGTTGGTAATGTGGGCGTGGAGAAACGATTAGAATATACTGTTATCGGTGATACAGTCAATGCTGCGAGTCGGCTGGAATCTTTGGGAAAGGATTTGAAGAGAAACTTTCTCATCTCAAAAGAATTATATGATCAAATTTCACTCGAGTTTCGACAAAATCTTAAGGTCAAATCCATGGGTACACTTTCGCTTCGGGGAAAAACAAAAACTACTGAAATCCTAGCAGTGGAGACAAGTCTATGATCCAACTTCCTACAGGAAAAGAAATTACGATCATTTCCAAACCGTCTTTGGATTCTAAAGAAGTCAGTTTACGAGTTGTTGGTTCCAAATTAGCGCAAGATTTTGTAGATCATTTTGATTTCGCCAATAAACAGTTGTTTGTCGATTGTGATGAAGATGCTTTATTAGAAATCGATCCTGCTCTGAAAACAGAAAACAAACGTCTGT
Above is a window of Leptospira wolbachii serovar Codice str. CDC DNA encoding:
- a CDS encoding adenylate/guanylate cyclase domain-containing protein, whose amino-acid sequence is MPTKSEQILREKEIEGIKFSLYGKIIIFSLLTIGTFFVAQTLFEILTITSISLSLNVVLYILSKFLKQGKFVSFVGLFCVMIDLFIITILPFIWYNAVGGEAQVPRTYLIKTYLHFIIAGTLVMNAFSIQPIYPMIYALGVVVSQAGILVYAQQDPRFVSTESFKEAFLGPAAHVNNYIMSMGIIGVLGFFLAYLTYRVRRTVLTAVTNEIKMTQLSRYFSPNVASQMGQAGDDFFKPGGKESTVAVLFCDIANFTQISEILGPEKTMSLLSEYHSFMLDVVFNHGGTLDKFIGDGMMVTFGTPLPTKDDATNATMAGVAMLQALSLWNESRERSGEKPIFIRIGIHYGSVIVGNVGVEKRLEYTVIGDTVNAASRLESLGKDLKRNFLISKELYDQISLEFRQNLKVKSMGTLSLRGKTKTTEILAVETSL
- the metG gene encoding methionine--tRNA ligase, giving the protein MSKNILVTSALPYANGSIHLGHVLEAVQTDIWVRFQKLVGNNCYFFCADDTHGTPIMIAAKKAGKSPESMIEEVQKEHYKDLSSFGVSYDNYYTTNSEENKKYSESIYLTLKKNGHIVARNIEQSYCEHDQMFLPDRFIKGTCPKCGAKDQYGDSCEVCGTSYSPKDLKDSYCSICGTTPVLKESKHLFFKLQDFQSQLQTWMEEGSRLNEGAQKKLKEWFTSGLQEWDISRDGPYFGFAIPEEENKYFYVWLDAPIGYMASALNFFKDEKKFNEFWKEGKGEIVHFIGKDILYFHGLFWPAMLMGSGYKTPAQLNVHGFLTVNGEKMSKSRGTFINASTFAKYLDIEHFRFYLACRLGSGMEDVDISFDDFVSRVNSDLIGNLVNLVSRVSTSILDKLDRKLGVLSPEGKSLVEELLSKDAEIRESYDSRNYSKVMREITGLGDKVNKYVNDYAPWNLIKTDVEKAREVVTTSLNCAKILFTYLAPVAPNIVSSLASLFQVPNLTFLNLTETLENKVLGPYQMLSKRVEEKNISLMIQETKEAFEKANPEKSKQEPGKTSGPDSISATVSEDGYISIDELSKVELRVGLILEANSVEGADKLLFVKVNLGEKGIKNVFAGIKASYTAEELVGKKVVVVANLKPRQMKFGLSEAMLLASGKDKTLSLFVPDRDANPGDLLK